A genomic stretch from Coffea arabica cultivar ET-39 chromosome 10c, Coffea Arabica ET-39 HiFi, whole genome shotgun sequence includes:
- the LOC140015782 gene encoding zinc finger BED domain-containing protein RICESLEEPER 2-like yields the protein MDKFAEDASSQLGRTGANSTSPVNIIDTEGENDNEEELEYSLGDEELGSEDDQLEGDTQAPVQRSNQDAIEGDTLDAFKKKKRARKSEAWDDFEDVEIGPQKTIYSECKHCQSRFKKTKTGTTSSLLRHRKNCPKRLEKLKIIEARQQKLNFPAADSSLNDHSLLHTGKFDMAAMRQSAAEWVVMHEHAFSIVEEDGFNLMIKKGMPEWQKISRTTNQKDCLSVYEREKQKLKHLLSKVKKISLTTDLWKSKNQKIEYMVITGHWIDSQWRLQKRVLNFVHIPPPRPSVAIADAIYKCMLDWGIESKIYAVSVDNASNNDTALRCLKGTFSRNKCLLAKGKL from the coding sequence ATGGATAAGTTTGCCGAAGATGCATCTTCACAGCTAGGTAGGACTGGTGCGAATTCCACTAGTCCTGTGAATATCATTGATACAGAGGGTGAAAATGACAACGAGGAAGAGCTAGAATACTCTCTTGGCGATGAAGAATTAGGAAGCGAAGACGATCAGTTAGAAGGTGATACACAAGCACCTGTTCAAAGATCAAACCAAGATGCTATTGAAGGTGATACTCTAGAcgcttttaaaaagaaaaagagagccaGAAAATCTGAAGCATGGGATGATTTCGAAGATGTGGAAATTGGGCCTCAGAAGACAATTTACTCAGAGTGTAAGCATTGCCAGTCTAGATTCAAAAAGACGAAGACCGGTACAACTTCAAGTTTGTTAAGGCATCGGAAAAATTGTCCAAAACGATTGGAGAAGCTGAAAATAATAGAGGCACGCCAGCAAAAACTCAATTTTCCAGCCGCTGATTCTAGCTTAAATGATCATTCCCTCCTTCATACTGGCAAGTTTGACATGGCTGCCATGAGACAAAGCGCAGCTGAGTGGGTGGTTATGCATGAGCATGCCTTTTCAATTGTGGAGGAAGATGGCTTCAACTTAATGATAAAAAAGGGGATGCCTGAATGGCAAAAAATCAGTCGGACTACCAACCAGAAAGATTGTCTTTCTGTGTATGAGAGAGAAAAGCAGAAATTGAAGCATTTGTTAAGTAAAGTCAAGAAAATCAGCTTGACCACAGACCTTTGGAAGTCCAAGAACCAAAAAATTGAATACATGGTTATAACTGGACATTGGATTGACAGCCAGTGGAGATTACAAAAACGGGTTCTCAACTTTGTGCATATTCCTCCTCCACGTCCGAGCGTTGCCATTGCAGATGCTATTTACAAATGCATGTTGGATTGGGGCATTGAGAGCAAAATTTATGCAGTGTCAGTTGATAACGCGTCAAATAATGACACCGCACTACGATGTTTGAAGGGCACCTTCTCGAGAAACAAATGCTTGTTGGCCAAAGGAAAGTTGTGA
- the LOC113713905 gene encoding zinc finger BED domain-containing protein RICESLEEPER 1-like, giving the protein MVQDGLSEIEEIIHDIRASVEFVNKTEGRRLIFGEIVHQLRLPERVLIYDCKTRWNSTYEMLACALKFNEVFPRFKDREPSYTFCPSTEDWEKVKKVCSILGVFWNATHIISGSDYPTANLYLNEVCRIKTLLDCKANDEDNFIQAMVWKMKMKFDKYWGECNLMMSIAAILDPRLKIRVINYCFPLIYPPHEVQANINKVRQALYDLYAEYVEMHVSSSRDSGGSSQVVANEPGSKSSNSSSSTMTHVTGMCEFLSHSATVEPVQPEKNELDIYFEDGLLSAMEKSSLDIVNLDALKWWKSTTKYKILPKMVADILAIPVSTVALEATFSAGTRATWG; this is encoded by the exons ATGGTTCAAGATGGCCTTAGTGAAATTGAAGAAATAATTCATGACATAAGGGCAAGTGTAGAGTTTGTAAACAAAACTGAAGGGAGGCGATTGATCTTTGGTGAAATTGTACACCAGCTACGATTGCCTGAAAGAGTGCTGATTTATGACTGCAAAACAAGGTGGAATTCAACCTATGAGATGCTAGCTTGTGCTCTCAAGTTCAATGAGGTGTTCCCGAGATTCAAAGACAGAGAGCCAAGCTATACTTTCTGTCCTTCCACAGAAGATTGGGAAAAGGTAAAAAAGGTGTGCAGTATTTTAGGAGTCTTTTGGAATGCGACTCATATAATATCTGGGAGTGATTATCCGACAGCTAATTTATATTTAAATGAAGTTTGTCGGATAAAAACGCTTCTAGATTGCAAAGCAAATGATGAAGACAACTTTATTCAAGCAATGGTttggaagatgaagatgaaatttGACAAGTATTGGGGTGAGTGTAACCTGATGATGTCCATAGCAGCCATCTTGGATCCTAGGCTCAAGATACGAGTTATCAACTACTGCTTTCCACTGATATATCCTCCACATGAAGTGCAAGCGAATATAAATAAAGTCCGGCAAGCTTTGTATGATTTATATGCCGAGTATGTGGAGATGCATGTTTCAAGTTCAagagattctggaggaagctctcAAGTAGTGGCAAATGAACCAGGTAGCAAGAGTAGCAATAGTTCATCCTCTACAATGACACATGTTACTGGAATGTGTGAATTTCTATCTCACAGTGCTACTGTGGAACCCGTTCAACCGGAGAAAAATGAGCTAGATATCTACTTTGAAGATGGCCTTCTCAGTGCTATGGAGAAGTCTAGCTTGGATATTGTCAACTTAGATGCTTTGAAATGGTGGAAAAGCACAACAAAATACAAGATTTTGCCTAAGATGGTTGCGGATATTTTAGCCATTCCTGTTAGCACCGTAGCTTTGGAAGCGACATTTAGTGCTGGAACTAGA GCTACATGGGGTTAA
- the LOC113714853 gene encoding germin-like protein subfamily 1 member 14, producing MGAPFLIALAAMALLSSLAIASDPSPLQDFCVAINDSKAAVFVNGKICKDPKVVTANDFFFQGFNIPGNTNNPVGSNVTRVLVNNLPGLNTFGISLARIDFAPYGVNTPHTHPRATEVIFAVEGTLAASFVTSNPPNNMKNRLFTKVLNPGDVFVFPQGLVHFIQNLGKTKALAFSGFSSQNPGVNTIANVVFGTEPPISLGVLTKAFQVDKKVIDALEAQFS from the exons ATGGGAGCTCCGTTCCTGATAGCCCTAGCGGCAATGGCACTACTTTCATCCCTTGCTATCGCTTCTGACCCTAGCCCTCTGCAGGATTTTTGTGTTGCAATCAATGATTCCAAAGCTGCTG TGTTTGTGAACGGAAAGATTTGTAAGGATCCAAAGGTTGTGACTGCCAACGATTTCTTCTTCCAGGGATTCAACATACCTGGAAATACAAACAATCCAGTGGGTTCTAATGTCACTCGTGTGCTTGTCAACAATCTGCCAGGGCTCAACACTTTCGGAATTTCCCTAGCTCGTATCGACTTCGCTCCTTATGGTGTAAACACACCCCATACTCATCCGCGTGCAACCGAGGTCATATTTGCGGTAGAGGGCACTCTGGCTGCTAGTTTCGTCACTTCAAATCCACCAAATAACATGAAAAATCGCCTTTTTACCAAAGTCTTGAATCCAGGAGATGTTTTTGTGTTCCCACAAGGTCTGGTTCACTTCATACAAAATCTTGGGAAGACGAAGGCTCTTGCATTTTCCGGTTTTAGCAGCCAAAATCCAGGGGTCAATACTATTGCAAATGTAGTCTTTGGAACAGAGCCCCccatttctctaggtgttcttACTAAGGCATTCCAAGTTGACAAGAAAGTTATTGACGCTCTTGAGGCACAGTTTTCTTGA